From the genome of Pelobates fuscus isolate aPelFus1 chromosome 6, aPelFus1.pri, whole genome shotgun sequence, one region includes:
- the LOC134566202 gene encoding uncharacterized protein LOC134566202 translates to MTGCIAVTEEDMGNTRVAKQNISKLEGWRLIELRHPIETEQGLISRDNDDSHCFMENSLLLKSGFCHLFTKLQMAPSSAGISKQADPSDLQPDGGFHKFIQCSSIGTSSGICSQSSTILPNIDDLYNFSQDEDAIIIANEVTKQTIGFYKNHNEKLKCNDKAWERLHELLNYQGNQLNDCIPEGAENSQIKQRLSEYFNVLEQIVNKNDDSCVHMIVQLNMKRNLQLVAQLSSRMRSRLLQKSSQSDNVI, encoded by the exons ATGACGGGCTGCATAGCAGTGACAGAGGAAGACATGGGGAACACCAGAGTTGCCAAACAA AATATAAGCAAGCTAGAAGGATGGAGACTAATAGAGCTCAGGCATCCTATAGAAACAGAACAAGGTCTGATATCAAGAGATAATGATGACTCTCACTGTTTCATGGAGAATTCTCTTCTTCTCAAGTCTGGTTTCTGTCATCTATTCACAAAACTGCAAATGGCTCCGTCCTCAGCAGGAATATCTAAGCAAGCAGATCCTTCAGACCTTCAACCAGATGGTGGGTTTCATAAATTCATTCAATGC AGTTCCATTGGGACATCTTCTGGAATTTGCTCACAAAGCTCAACAATTCTTCCTAATATTGACGATCTCTACAACTTTTCTCAG GATGAAGATGCGATCATCATTGCAAACGAAGTTACCAAGCAAACCATCGGGTTTTATAAAAACCACAATGAAAAGCTCAAATGCAATGACAAGGCTTGGGAGAGATTGCACGAGCTTCTAAATTACCAGGGAAACCAGCTGAATGATTGT ATCCCAGAGGGAGCTGAAAATTCTCAAATTAAACAACGATTATCAGAATACTTCAATGTACTAGAGCAgattgtaaataaaaat GATGATAGTTGTGTTCACATGATTGTTCAACTCAATATGAAGAGGAATCTACAACTGGTTGCTCAACTCTCCTCTCGGATGAGAAGCCGTCTCCTCCAGAAATCCTCACAGTCTGATAATGTTATATAA